One Coffea arabica cultivar ET-39 chromosome 5e, Coffea Arabica ET-39 HiFi, whole genome shotgun sequence DNA segment encodes these proteins:
- the LOC113688642 gene encoding phosphoenolpyruvate carboxylase 2: MATRNIEKMASIDAQLRLLAPRKVSEDDKLVEYDALLLDRFLDIFQDLHGEEIRETVQDCYELSAEYERKRDPQKLDELGRMLTSLDAGDSIVVAKSFSNMLNLANLAEEVQIAYRRRSKLKKRDFSDEASATTESDIEETLKRLVGQLKKSPEEVFDALKNQTVDLVLTAHPTQSVRRSLLQKHARIRNCLTQLYAKDITPDEKQELDEALQREIQAAFRTDEIRRNPPTPQDEMRAGMSYFHETIWKGVPKFLRRVDTALKNIGINERVPYNAPVIQFSSWMGGDRDGNPRVTPEVTRDVCLLARMMAANLYFSQIEDLMFELSMWRCSEELRARADELHRSSRRDAKHFIEFWKQIPPNEPYRVILGDVRDKLYNTRERARQLLATGISDIPEEAAFANLEQFLEPLELCYRSLCACGDRPIADGSLLDFLRQVSTFGLSMVRLDIRQESDRHTDVLDAITRHLVIGSYREWSEERRQEWLLSELSGKRPLFGPDLPKTEEIADVLDTFHVIAELPSDNFGAYIISMATAPSDVLAVELLQRECHVKTPLRVVPLFEKLADLEAAPAAVARLFSIDWYRNRINGKQEVMIGYSDSGKDAGRLSAAWQMYKAQEELVKVAKQYGVKLTMFHGRGGTVGRGGGPTHLAILSQPPDTIHGSLRVTVQGEVIEQSFGEEHLCFRTLQRFTAATLEHGMHPPVSPKPEWRALMDEMAIVATKEYRSVVFQEPRFVEYFRLATPELEYGRMNIGSRPAKRKPSGGIESLRAIPWIFAWTQTRFHLPVWLGFAAAFKYVIDKDIRNLQMLKDMYKEWPFFRVTIDLIEMVLAKGDPEIAALYDKLLVSEELWSFGERLRSNYEETKNLILQVAGHKELLEGDPYLRQRLRLRDPYITTLNVCQAYTLKRVRDPSYNVKVRPHLSKEITDSLPSSKSASELVKLNPSSEYAPGLEDTLILTMKGIAAGLQNTG; the protein is encoded by the exons ATGGCGACTAGGAACATTGAGAAGATGGCATCAATTGATGCACAGTTGAGACTGTTGGCACCAAGGAAGGTCTCAGAAGATGACAAGTTGGTGGAGTATGATGCCCTTTTGCTGGATCGCTTTCTTGACATTTTTCAGGACTTGCATGGAGAGGAAATTcgcgaaacg GTTCAAGACTGTTATGAGCTTTCAGCGGAGTATGAGAGGAAGCGTGACCCCCAAAAATTGGATGAACTTGGACGAATGCTTACAAGTTTGGATGCTGGAGATTCCATTGTGGTTGCCAAATCTTTTTCCAACATGCTTAACTTAGCCAACCTTGCTGAAGAGGTTCAGATAGCTTATAGACGTAGGTCAAAGTTGAAAAAACGTGATTTTTCTGATGAAGCCTCTGCAACAACTGAATCTGATATAGAGGAGACCCTCAAGAGGCTAGTTGGACAACTAAAAAAGTCCCCAGAAGAGGTTTTTGATGCTTTAAAGAACCAAACTGTAGATCTGGTCCTCACAGCACATCCAACTCAGTCTGTTCGTAGATCTCTGCTTCAAAAGCATGCGAG GATCCGGAATTGTTTGACTCAGTTGTATGCCAAAGACATCACTCCTGATGAAAAGCAGGAGCTTGATGAGGCTCTACAAAGAGAG ATTCAAGCTGCATTTCGGACTGATGAAATCAGGAGAAATCCGCCGACTCCACAAGATGAGATGAGGGCAGGAATGAGTTACTTCCATGAGACAATATGGAAGGGGGTGCCTAAATTCTTACGCCGTGTTGACACTGCCTTGAAGAATATTGGAATAAATGAACGTGTTCCATATAATGCTCCTGTcattcaattttcttcttggATGGGCGGGGATCGCGATG GTAACCCAAGGGTAACCCCAGAAGTGACAAGAGATGTGTGCTTATTGGCTAGAATGATGGCTGctaatttgtatttttctcagATAGAGGATCTTATGTTTGAG CTTTCTATGTGGCGTTGCAGTGAAGAACTTCGAGCTCGTGCAGATGAACTTCATAGGTCTTCAAGAAGAGATGCAAAACACTTTATTG AGTTTTGGAAGCAAATTCCACCAAATGAGCCTTATCGTGTTATTCTTGGTGATGTGAGGGATAAGCTGTATAATACTCGTGAACGTGCTCGACAATTACTAGCCACTGGGATCTCTGATATTCCTGAAGAAGCAGCATTTGCTAATCTTGAACAG TTTCTGGAGCCTCTGGAGTTGTGTTACAGATCGCTGTGTGCTTGTGGTGATCGACCAATTGCCGATGGAAGCCTTCTTGATTTTCTGAGGCAAGTTTCAACATTTGGACTTTCAATGGTGAGACTCGATATCCGACAAGAATCAGATAGGCACACTGATGTTCTAGATGCCATCACTAGACACCTAGTGATTGGATCCTACCGAGAGTGGTCAGAGGAACGCAGACAGGAATGGCTTTTATCTGAACTTAGTGGAAAACGTCCTCTATTTGGTCCTGATCTTCCCAAAACTGAAGAAATTGCTGACGTGTTGGACACCTTTCATGTCATTGCCGAACTTCCATCAGATAACTTTGGGGCCTATATAATTTCAATGGCTACTGCTCCATCAGATGTGCTTGCTGTAGAACTTTTGCAACGTGAATGCCATGTGAAAACTCCACTCAGGGTTGTTCCATTATTTGAAAAACTTGCTGATCTTGAGGCTGCACCAGCTGCTGTGGCTCGGCTGTTTTCAATAGATTGGTACCGTAATCGAATCAATGGTAAACAAGAAGTCATGATAGGATACTCTGATTCAGGAAAGGATGCAGGTCGTCTTTCTGCAGCTTGGCAGATGTACaaggctcaagaggagcttgTAAAGGTGGCAAAACAATATGGAGTTAAACTAACAATGTTCCATGGCCGAGGAGGGACCGTTGGAAGAGGAGGAGGTCCCACGCATCTTGCTATATTATCTCAGCCTCCAGATACCATTCATGGGTCACTTCGGGTTACTGTTCAAGGAGAAGTTATTGAACAGTCTTTCGGGGAAGAGCATTTATGTTTCAGAACCCTCCAGCGTTTTACAGCGGCTACTCTGGAGCATGGAATGCATCCCCCTGTCTCACCAAAGCCAGAATGGCGCGCACTTATGGACGAGATGGCTATTGTTGCTACAAAAGAGTATCGTTCTGTAGTTTTCCAGGAGCCTCGATTCGTTGAGTATTTCCGTCTA GCAACACCAGAGTTAGAGTATGGTCGAATGAACATTGGGAGTCGTCCAGCAAAAAGGAAGCCAAGTGGTGGAATTGAATCCCTCAGAGCTATTCCATGGATATTTGCATGGACTCAGACAAGATTTCATCTTCCAGTCTGGCTTGGCTTTGCGGCTGCATTTAAATATGTCATTGATAAAGATATCAGAAATCTGCAAATGCTCAAGGATATGTACAAGGAATGGCCCTTTTTTAGAGTGACAATTGACTTGATTGAAATGGTTCTTGCTAAGGGAGACCCAGAAATTGCTGCTTTGTACGACAAGCTACTAGTCTCAGAGGAACTGTGGTCATTTGGAGAGCGCTTGAGGTCTAACTATGAAGAAACTAAGAACCTCATCCTTCAG GTTGCTGGTCACAAGGAACTTCTTGAAGGAGACCCTTACTTGAGACAAAGACTCAGACTTCGTGATCCATACATTACCACATTGAACGTATGCCAAGCCTACACATTAAAGCGAGTCCGTGATCCTAGCTACAATGTGAAGGTGAGGCCACACCTATCAAAGGAAATCACAGATTCATTGCCATCAAGCAAATCAGCTTCTGAGCTGGTCAAGCTTAACCCGAGCAGCGAGTATGCTCCGGGATTGGAAGACACTCTCATCTTGACCATGAAAGGAATTGCCGCTGGATTGCAGAACACCGGCTAA
- the LOC113743438 gene encoding protein CONSERVED ONLY IN THE GREEN LINEAGE 160, chloroplastic-like translates to MAVVNCYISLTLSQDSSAAAQPAARSPRETKILLPKKKPLKWSTGVAPGEWGGPPTTSKLRKYWGGQDEDPLTSDDFIWNKDFMGRMKRLIEDPADGVGNSSFDPIASPAKEQSSGFLSLNRVMSLDSLEVDLSKELAAPSKALVEEQVDETQANGTASRRWRPAPTRREQEKWDRATKAATGGSDVMFREIRRPKGDPEVLAAQSREQYFKLKKKLQFLTLGIGGIGVLSAYISYTPEIAASYGAGLLGSLAYMRMLGKTVDSMADGAKGLIKGAVGQPRLLVPVVLVMIYDRWNEILVPEYGFMHLELIPMLVGFFTYKIATFFQAIEEALTVSGEKRQA, encoded by the exons ATGGCAGTAGTGAACTGCTACATCTCCTTAACCTTATCACAAGATTCCTCAGCAGCAGCACAGCCAGCAGCTCGAAGTCCAAGAGAAACCAAGATTTTGCTGCCAAAAAAGAAGCCTCTCAAATGGTCTACTGGGGTGGCTCCAGGGGAGTGGGGCGGCCCACCAACTACGTCCAAGCTCAGGAAGTACTGGGGTGGCCAGGATGAGGACCCGCTAACTTCTGATGACTTCATTTGGAATAAAGATTTCATGGGTCGCATGAAAAGGCTCATTGAGGACCCTGCTGATGGTGTTGGGAATTCCTCATTTGACCCTATTGCTTCTCCGGCAAAG GAACAGTCTTCTGGATTTCTTAGCTTGAATAGGGTCATGAGTCTTGACAG tcTGGAAGTTGACTTGAGCAAGGAACTAGCAGCTCCTTCAAAAGCTCTAGTAGAAGAACAAGTTGATGAGACTCAA GCTAATGGTACTGCATCTCGAAGATGGAGACCAGCACCAACACGACGTGAGCAAGAGAAGTGGGACAGAGCTACCAAGGCTGCAACAGGAGGCAGT GATGTGATGTTCCGGGAAATTCGGCGACCAAAAGGGGATCCAGAAGTTTTGGCAGCTCAGTCAAGGGAGCAGTATTTTAAG ttgaaaaagaagttgCAATTCCTTACTCTAGGCATTGGTGGAATTGGTGTACTCTCGGCTTATATATCCTATACTCCTGAAATTGCTGCAAG CTATGGTGCTGGACTGCTCGGTTCTTTGGCTTATATGAGGATGCTTGGGAAAACGGTGGACTCCATGGCTGATGGAGCAAAGGGGCTTATCAA GGGAGCAGTTGGGCAGCCAAGGCTCTTGGTTCCTGTTGTCTTGGTCATGATCTATGATAGATGGAATGA GATTTTAGTTCCAGAATATGGTTTCATGCACCTTGAATTGATACCTATGCTAGTGGGATTTTTCACTTACAAGATTGCTACCTTTTTCCAAGCTATTGAGGAAGCATTGACTGTCTCTGGAGAGAAAAGACAAGCTTAG
- the LOC113743553 gene encoding protein AGENET DOMAIN (AGD)-CONTAINING P1-like — protein sequence MAFHRGDQVEIMSKEEGFQGSYFHATVVTKLENDEYIVQFKTLLEDDKPAPLRQVHTLDEIRPIPPEIPRKKFYVKQKVDAYEGDGWWVGTITGMEEAESEEEFKYTVRFQTTEEQRSFKLENLRVHQEWVNSNWIFSKRGRKKKGTA from the exons ATGGCATTTCACAGAGGTGATCAAGTTGAGATCATGAGCAAAGAAGAGGGGTTTCAAGGCTCATACTTTCATGCAACAGTAGTCACAAAACTTGAGAATGATGAATACATAGTCCAGTTCAAGACTCTCTTAGAAGATGATAAGCCTGCTCCTTTGAGACAGGTGCACACGTTGGATGAAATAAGACCAATCCCACCTGAAATTCCTAGGAAGAAATTTTACGTGAAGCAGAAGGTGGATGCATACGAAGGTGATGGATGGTGGGTAGGAACTATTACTGGTATGGAGGAGGCTGAATCTGAAGAGGAGTTTAAGTATACCGTTCGCTTCCAAACTACAGAAGAACAGCGTTCTTtcaagttggaaaatttgaggGTTCATCAGGAGTGGGTGAACAGTAACTGGATTTTCTCCAagagaggaaggaagaaaaag GGAACAGCCTAA
- the LOC113743288 gene encoding protein AGENET DOMAIN (AGD)-CONTAINING P1-like, with amino-acid sequence MGFERGEQVEVVMEDEGFKGSYYPAIIISKKGTSRYKVEYTTLLKDDESGPLEAVIDVDQLRPVPPPMPVMDFDLYDLADAYEHDGWWGGIIYKKFELDYLVYFPTLGKALAYPSEKLRIHQEWANGRWTCTKSANKSFEEKQAKKSPKGKQAKKKNVSLPKPTVVEFQTGQKMEVIEEEEGFEGPYNSANIISIEGPVDIEENTGQLSKKKQEKRSSKGKQAKKKNIGLPKPTVMEFQTRQELEVIKVEEGFEGPVDIEGKTGQISKKKQAKMSFRGKQAKKKNIGLPKPTAGELQTGQELEVMIEKEGFEGSYNAANLKSSEGPSQYPLEYKTLWKESKSGPLVEVAGDDQPLLLPPHVLANKSVKEKQPKIEYEGQTGNIIQKKRAKMNSKGKRVQIEFEEETGKIFQKKPAKSRFKGKRANKKKLSLPEPKVIEFQAGDEVEVMLKEEGFEGSYYAAKILSKEDASQYKVEYKTLLKEDDSGPLEEVVEVHQLRPSPPPFPVSYFSLYELADVYESDGWWAGIINGKFQSDYFVYFPTTQEEIPYRFEQLRVHQDWSDGQWISSKEATDHIISISEPEGNTKQKRTRKIKNKA; translated from the exons ATGGGGTTTGAAAGAGGAGAACAGGTTGAGGTGGTCATGGAAGACGAAGGATTCAAGGGTTCCTATTACCCTGCAATTATCATCTCGAAGAAGGGTACTTCACGGTACAAGGTGGAGTACACAACCCTCTTAAAAGACGATGAATCGGGGCCGCTGGAAGCAGTTATCGACGTCGATCAGCTCCGGCCGGTGCCACCTCCGATGCCGGTCATGGACTTTGATTTGTATGATTTAGCTGATGCATATGAGCACGACGGTTGGTGGGGTGGAATCAtatataagaaatttgaattGGACTATCTTGTTTACTTCCCTACACTTGGAAAAGCACTGGCTTACCCTTCGGAGAAACTGAGGATACACCAGGAATGGGCCAATGGCAGGTGGACTTGCACGAAATCG GCAAACAAGAGTTTCGAGGAAAAACAGGCAAAAAAGAGTCCCAAAGGAAAACaggcaaagaagaaaaatgttagCCTCCCAAAGCCAACAGTTGTGGAGTTCCAAACTGGACAAAAAATGGAGGTGATCGAAGAAGAGGAAGGTTTTGAGGGTCCTTACAATTCTGCAAATATAATATCTATTGAGGGTCCAGTAGACATTGAAGAAAACACGGGGCAACTTTCCAAGAAAAAGCAGGAGAAAAGGAGTTCCAAAGGAAAACAGGCAAAGAAGAAAAACATCGGCCTTCCAAAACCAACAGTTATGGAGTTCCAAACCCGACAAGAACTGGAGGTGATCAAAGTAGAGGAAGGTTTTGAGGGTCCAGTAGACATTGAAGGAAAAACAGggcaaatttccaagaaaaagCAGGCGAAAATGAGTTTCAGAGGAAAACAGGCAAAGAAGAAAAACATCGGCCTTCCAAAACCAACAGCTGGGGAGCTCCAAACTGGACAAGAACTGGAGGTGATGATAGAGAAGGAAGGTTTTGAGGGTTCTTATAATGCTGCAAATTTAAAATCTAGTGAGGGCCCATCTCAATATCCACTGGAATACAAGACCCTCTGGAAAGAAAGCAAGTCCGGACCATTGGTAGAGGTTGCAGGCGATGATCAGCCCCTTCTTTTGCCACCTCATGTTTTG GCAAACAAGAGTGTCAAGGAAAAACAGCCAAAAATAGAGTATGAAGGACAAACAGGCAACATTATCCAGAAAAAACGAGCAAAAATGAATTCCAAGGGAAAACGGGTACAAATAGAGTTTGAAGAAGAAACAggcaaaattttccagaaaaaaCCGGCGAAAAGTAGGTTCAAAGGAAAACGggcaaacaagaaaaaactcAGCCTTCCAGAACCAAAAGTAATAGAGTTCCAAGCCGGAGATGAAGTGGAGGTGATGTTGAAGGAGGAAGGTTTCGAGGGTTCGTACTATGCTGCAAAAATACTATCTAAGGAGGATGCATCTCAGTATAAAGTGGAGTATAAAACCCTCTTGAAAGAAGACGATTCCGGACCACTAGAAGAGGTTGTCGAAGTTCATCAGCTCCGCCCTTCGCCACCTCCTTTTCCGGTCAGCTATTTCAGCTTGTATGAGTTAGCTGACGTGTATGAGAGCGATGGCTGGTGGGCTGGGATCATAAATGGGAAATTCCAGTCAGACTATTTCGTCTACTTCCCTACAACTCAAGAAGAGATCCCTTACCGCTTTGAGCAATTGAGGGTGCATCAAGATTGGTCAGATGGCCAGTGGATTTCCTCCAAGGAGGCAACG GACCACATTATCAGTATCTCAGAGCCGGAAGGgaatacaaaacaaaaaaggacGAGGAAGATTAAGAATAAG GCATGA